GGAATGCAATGCATTGTCAAGCACCTTGAAGATGGCGGCTTGCAGGTCGGGTTTTGTTTTCACCTGCGCGATGTCGTTGCTGAAATCGAGCAGGAACGCCTGTTCCTGCTGTGTTTTCTCTACCTGCTCATTGGCTATAATATTGGCCATGGCCACCGAGATCTGGAAACAGATGCCCTGCAATAACTGGATGTTTATTTCTTCAATGCCCAGCCACAGGATGCCCAGGTTGGTAATGCCGTAGTGCAGCCTGATGCCCACCATGGTTTTGTAACCCACTTTTTTCCAGTAATGCAGGTAGGAAGAAGTAACGCCGCGTTGCACTTCCCGCTCAACACTGAACAGTAAAGGAATATAACTTTCCAGCACCCGGTTCTGCAACCCGTCGAATAAAGGAAAGCGGGCGGTTGTAAGCGCCACCCATTCGGGGTCATCGAAATTGGCAATACCCGGATCATAGATATACGTACTCAGGGTTTCCCCATCTTCGTTTATTTTACGGATAACATATCCCCGCAACGCATTTAATTTACTGAGCCCCGTATGAACGGCCAGGGCCAGGTCGTCCTTTGTTCTTACAGATGCGATCTCGCTGCTGAAATCGAGCAGGAACGATTTTTCCTTTTCTTTACTCAGGATCTCCTCATTCTTAATGATGTTGGCTACGGCGCTTGCCAGCTGGGGAGAAATGCCTTTGATGATGTTTCTGAATTCCTGCGAAAAACCTTCTGCCCGGTCTGTATAGATATGAATAAACCCTACCGGTTTTTCTTCATTCCGCAGGGTGGTCATCAGTATTTCCCGTACCCCGCGCTCGTAGTTCACCCGCAAAAAAGCAGGGCTATGCGGCAGGTCCATAATATCTTCCAGCAAATAAGAGATGGGCCCATCCGCAGCCAGCACCGACTGGATGAAAGGATCGTTCAATGAAAAATGCGCAGCCACCATTTCGCCATACCGTTTATGATCCCTGATGGGCGAATGTTCATCATCGAGTAAAAAGGGGGTATAGGTTTCGTCCTTGCTTTCAATAAGCGTGACAATAGTATGCGTGAAGTAAAAAAAGCTTTTGATCTGTTTGGTGAAAAGGGTGATCAGGTCGTTCTTTTCACGAACCCGGGCAATATCAGTGCCAAGCGCCAGCAAGATCTTTCGTTCCTGCTCCAGGGTGGCCAGGGAAGCAACAGGAATCTCAATTACCTGATCATTTTCCACTTTCATGAAACTATTTAAACAGCAAGTTAGGAAAAATACGTTCGCCTTTTATTACAAAAATAAAGGTTGTATAAATGAAGGATTTATATCCGGGTTCTGTGCTGACGTAGTTTAGACGTAGCCAAATTCCACCGGATTTATCAACAGGTGAACCGACCATTTAAATAGTGGCAGTACTTTTGCACTTCTCCCACACCTTCTTCAACTAACAAATTCTGTTACATTTAAATTTCTAACCATCATGAGAAAAAATGGGAAGACCCTCTATGCCGGTATTGCATTGCTGGCATTGTCAACATTAATGTTAAAATGTAAGAAGCAGGACGAAAGCGCGCAAGTACAAAACCCTTCGCCCAAAGAGGAATCTACGGTTAACGTTGCAGCCATTACTACGTTTGTACATCCCAGTATCTTAAACACCCAGGCCAGCCTTGACCAGGTAGCGGCCGAAGTAAATGGCGGCAACGATCCTGTTCGCCTGGCCGCTTACAACAAAGTGCTGGATTACATTAACCAAAACGCATTGCCTACCCAGTTTTACGCCACGGTTACCGTGGGCTCTAACGGCGCCACTACCGCATCAAAAAGCCAGATCAGAAAGGATGCCATCTTAGCGTATGCGCTGGCATTGCGGTGGGCTAAAACCGGCAATAGTACGTATGCCCAGCAGGCGATCGCCATCCTGAACGGCTGGTCATATACCTTTCAGAATTATGCGGTGCTTTCGGGCTCCAATGCCCTGCAACCTTCATTGGAAGCTTCCTGGACCACGCCCAGCTTTGTAGCTGCCGCCGAGATCCTGCGCTATTATAAAGCATTTGGCAACGGTTCCGGCTGGGCAGATGCCGACATCAACCAGTTCAAGAATTACATAAACCTGGTAAAGAACAACTACATCAACAACACCCCTGAGTATAACAATAACTGGAATGCATCTGCCGGCTATGCCCGCATGTGTATTGGCATTTTCCTGGATAATACCACTGTTTACCAAAACGGTTATAATATCATCCAAAGCCACCTGCCCATCATCATCCAGTCTAATGGCACCATTCCTGAATATTGCGACCGCGACGACTGCGTTCACTTCCAGTATTCTTTAACGGCGTTTGCCTATGCAGCTGAACTGGCCAGAATTCAGGGCGACAACTCTTTGTTCACGCAAGGATCGAACCTGCTGAGCAAAGGCTACGATTATATGCTGAGTGCTTATAACGGTGCAGACTGCGCTGTATGTAATACCAGCAGCCCTGTATTCCCCGGAACCGAAGTAGCTTATAACTATTATAAAACTGCCAACCTGAAAACTTTAAGAGAGTTACAGGACCCATTGGGATGGCCTAACGACAGAACATTCCTGGGCTTTACGTCTTATACGCACTTCAATGTGCCAAGCTTGTAATTGGTTGTAAATACGTTCTGTGCATTATAAATAAGAAGGCGCCTTCATTTTTGAGGCGCCTTTGATTATTCCGATCTAAGACTTTTAACCGGATTCACAATGGCTGCTTTAACAGATTGAAAGCTTATAGTAGCCAATGCAATGACCACTGCCAGTAAACCGGCGGCCACAAAAACCCAGGCGCTTATATTGATGCGATAGGCAAAGTCGTTCAGCCAGTTGTTCATCACCCACCAGGCAACAGGCGAGGCAATTATAAAAGCAAACAGCACCAGTTTGATAAAATCTTTTGACAGCAGCAGCACAATGTTGGAAACGGATGCGCCCAATACTTTTCGCACCCCGATCTCTTTGGTGCGCTGCACGGTAGTATATAACGATAATCCCAGTAAACCCAAACAGGCGATCAACACCGCCAACCCGGAGAAGATGCCGAAGATCTTACCGAAAAGCACATCATCGGCATACTGCTGATTGTACTTGTCGTCGAGGAAATAATAGTCGAACAGGTTGCCCGGGAAGAAAGCATCATATTTGGCTTTGATGGCGGCCATGGTTTGTTCAATATTTTTCGTAGCCACCTTTACAGAAAGCGAACTATAGGTACTGAAAAACGGCCCCATGATGAGCGGCTCTAACGGATAACGCAATGACTTTTGATGAAAATCGGCAATCACGCCTATTACATCCCATTGCCTGCCCTGCAGATGGATGCGTTTACCGATAGCTTCCTGTGGCGTTTTAAAGCCCAGCAACTTACGTACATTTTCATTGAGGATAACAGTGTGCGCTTTGCCGGGATCGGGATTGTAATCTGTATTGTCGAAATTCCTTCCCGCCAGTAATTTTATATCATATACAGGAATGTACTCCTTACTTACGCCTACTCTGCGGGTTGTATAATGTTCGGTGTTTTTACCGTCAACCAGGCTAAGATCAAAAGACCTGCTCATTTCCACTCCAGGCACCGATCCTGAATTAGCCACATTGAGCACATGCGATATTTGTTTCAGTTCATTCTGCAAGGCGTTTTCCCTATCAATAAAAGTGGAATCCCATTGGGTCAACTGGGGTGGTTTTATTATTAATACCTGCGAAAGATTGATCCCCAGACTTTGCTTACTAATAAACCGCATTTGGCGGTATACAACCAGTGAACCAATAATAAGCGCCACCGTGGTCGCAAACTGAAATACCACCAATGCCTGCCGCAAATGAGTGCCTTTCCCGGAAGAAAAGTATTTTCCTTTTAGCACTTTGATCGGCCTGAAAGAAGAAAGTACAAAAGCAGGATAAAAACCTGAAACAAAAATACTCAACACTATAAGGGCGATCAATAAAGAGATTACATTAAAACCGTTCAATCCGTTATGGAACAGGTACCCAAGTGAAAGATGTTGCCGGATCAATGCATTGAACGGATGCTGCACCAGGCTGATCAGGATTAAAGCTGCCACCAGCGCAATCAAATTAATAAGCAAAGACTCTGTAAGGAATTGTTTGATCAACTGCACTTTTGTAGCGCCGGCCACTTTCCGCACCCCTACTTCCCGGGCACGCTCAACGGCTTTGGCGGTAGCCAGGTTTACATAATTGATCCAGGCTATCAAAATGATCAATGCGGCAATGATTACCATTGACCATACCACCCGCGCGCTGGTCGTTGTACCGATCTCATATTCGTAGTCGGAATACAAATGCGCATTGATCAAAGGCTGCAAAAAGAATTTCTCCTCACTGCCCGAAATTTTATTTCCCTGGAAATGCCGCTGACTGAATGCAGCCAGTTTTGCTTCCAGTCTTTTGTAATTGGTGCCTGGCTTTAATTGAACGTAATGCCAGAAATCGGAATCTGTAAAATCATAATCAGACGTTTTCCATCCGAAGGTCTTATATAAAGTACAGTACGAGAAAATATAAGAAAACTTCAGATGGGAGTTCTCCGGCGGATCTTTACAAATGCCGGTTATTTTATAAGGTGGGTCATTATCCTTCTGCATTGTTTGACCTACAACTGTGCTGAAATCGTTGCCCTGCACCTTAAATAAATTACGGGCAAGGGTTTCAGCAAGTATAATGGTATTGGGTTCAGTTAAAGCATTCTTTTTATCTCCGGCAATAAGCGGATATGAGAACATGCTTAAAAAAGAATTATCAACAGCATACCCCTGTTGTTCGCCCAGTTTTTTATCGCCTTTTATCATAATACCAACCGCGGGTTCAACCCGAACATGGTTAATCACCTCCGGAAAATCATCCTGCATGGCTTTGCCTAAACCGGAATACGTGATGGTGCCATGCTGGATCAGCTTTCCATTCTGGTACCGGTCGTTGGTTACCCGATAAATTTCATTGGCATGCACATTAAAACGGTCGAAACTCAGGTGAAAGCTCACGTATTGCAGGATCAATAAACAGGCAGTGATGCCAACCGAAAGCCCTGCAATGTTAATAACAGAAAA
The Niastella koreensis GR20-10 genome window above contains:
- a CDS encoding alginate lyase family protein, which translates into the protein MRKNGKTLYAGIALLALSTLMLKCKKQDESAQVQNPSPKEESTVNVAAITTFVHPSILNTQASLDQVAAEVNGGNDPVRLAAYNKVLDYINQNALPTQFYATVTVGSNGATTASKSQIRKDAILAYALALRWAKTGNSTYAQQAIAILNGWSYTFQNYAVLSGSNALQPSLEASWTTPSFVAAAEILRYYKAFGNGSGWADADINQFKNYINLVKNNYINNTPEYNNNWNASAGYARMCIGIFLDNTTVYQNGYNIIQSHLPIIIQSNGTIPEYCDRDDCVHFQYSLTAFAYAAELARIQGDNSLFTQGSNLLSKGYDYMLSAYNGADCAVCNTSSPVFPGTEVAYNYYKTANLKTLRELQDPLGWPNDRTFLGFTSYTHFNVPSL
- a CDS encoding ABC transporter permease, which produces MFNNYFKTAWRNLLKYKLFSVINIAGLSVGITACLLILQYVSFHLSFDRFNVHANEIYRVTNDRYQNGKLIQHGTITYSGLGKAMQDDFPEVINHVRVEPAVGIMIKGDKKLGEQQGYAVDNSFLSMFSYPLIAGDKKNALTEPNTIILAETLARNLFKVQGNDFSTVVGQTMQKDNDPPYKITGICKDPPENSHLKFSYIFSYCTLYKTFGWKTSDYDFTDSDFWHYVQLKPGTNYKRLEAKLAAFSQRHFQGNKISGSEEKFFLQPLINAHLYSDYEYEIGTTTSARVVWSMVIIAALIILIAWINYVNLATAKAVERAREVGVRKVAGATKVQLIKQFLTESLLINLIALVAALILISLVQHPFNALIRQHLSLGYLFHNGLNGFNVISLLIALIVLSIFVSGFYPAFVLSSFRPIKVLKGKYFSSGKGTHLRQALVVFQFATTVALIIGSLVVYRQMRFISKQSLGINLSQVLIIKPPQLTQWDSTFIDRENALQNELKQISHVLNVANSGSVPGVEMSRSFDLSLVDGKNTEHYTTRRVGVSKEYIPVYDIKLLAGRNFDNTDYNPDPGKAHTVILNENVRKLLGFKTPQEAIGKRIHLQGRQWDVIGVIADFHQKSLRYPLEPLIMGPFFSTYSSLSVKVATKNIEQTMAAIKAKYDAFFPGNLFDYYFLDDKYNQQYADDVLFGKIFGIFSGLAVLIACLGLLGLSLYTTVQRTKEIGVRKVLGASVSNIVLLLSKDFIKLVLFAFIIASPVAWWVMNNWLNDFAYRINISAWVFVAAGLLAVVIALATISFQSVKAAIVNPVKSLRSE